The DNA sequence CTCCTCCGTCACGTCTCCGGGGAGGCGATCCTCCGGCTTGACGCGCCGACGGAAGTACAGTTCGAAGACGACGCCCGCGACGATCCCCGCGACGAAGGAGTAGACGAACTCCATCATCAGCGCGCGCTCCGGGTCGGCGAACCCGTCGAGAAACCCGGTCCCAAGCTGGATGTCGGCCGCCCACCGGACGACGGCCCACGTGCCGGCCGCCGCCATCGTGGTGACGACGACGAAGAGGATGGCGAAGCCGTACGTCATGTCCACGTCGGTGAACACGTGGATCTGGACCGCGATGATGAGCGCGACCGCCGCCACCGAGATGTACGTCGCGAGGGTGCCGGTGACCGGGACGGTCGCGACGGCCCTGCCGAGAACGGGCAGCGCCGCGACGGCGATCACCTCCCACGGGAGCATCACTTCCGCCGACCGGTACGCCACGAACGGGAGCAGCGAGAGGACGAAGACCGCCGCCGCGAAGCCGGCCCACAGGAGTTCGCCGACCAGCAGTTCCTCGACCGCGACGAGTCCGAGGAACCCGACGAGCAGCCAGGCCAGCCCGGCGTTGAGCCGTCGGTCGCGGAAGAGGCGGTCGATGTTCGCGTCTGCCATACGCTAACGTAGCCGTCTCGTGTGTAAAAGATTGCGTCCGCGGAACGGCACAGGGGACGAGCCGACAGTCGTCACATCGCCACGACAGCGTAGGCGGCTGCGTACGCCGCCAGCGCAACCGTTAGCGCCGATAACCCGGTGAGGATTCGTCCGAGGACGCCGTCGACGGACCGCGTCCACGCCGGACGGCCAAGCCGGCGAGGCAGCGTCGGACGGCGTAGCGGCGGCCCGATGAGCAGGCCCACTGCGAGGATGCTGAAGACGAAGTGGTACGACGTGGACAGCGTCGGCGGGTCGATCGCCAGCGCGGCCGCGCCGTACAGGCCGCCGACCGCCGCACGACGGCCGACGTACTCCGGGATCGACCGGTCGGTGAGTCGGCAGTAGACGGCGGCCGCGAGCCACAGCACGCCGAGTTCGACCGCGAACGCGCCGAGGAGGTGGACCGTCGGGTCGGCCGACAGCGCCACGCGCGAGACGAGCACACGGTCGGCGAAGGGGTACAGCAGGTGGGGCGGCTGGCCGGTAAACGCGTCGCCCCACGGGTGCGACCAGAGCCCGACGAGCGCGGCTCCGAACACCGTTCGCGGCCCCAGCCCGCCGTACGTGTCGGCCAGCCGCGCGACGAGCGCACCCGCCGTGAGGAACGCCGCCATCACTATCGCGGCGAGCGGGTCCGTGACGACGAACGCGGTGGCGACGAGCGCGCCCGCGACCGCAACGCCGGCCGCGTGAGAGCGCCGGGAGCGGTCGCTCCAGAGCGCGAACGCGACGGCCGCCGGAACCGCGACGACCAGCGAGTGCGTGACCGACCGGTGGACGGCGGTGCTCGCCGCCCAGAACGACTCCGCGGCGGCGACCGGCCCGCCGGTCGCGTCGAGCAGGCCGACCGGCGCGTACACCATGTCAGCGTCCGGCGCGGCCGCGAAGCCGGCGGCGACGAGGCCGACCGTCAGCGCCCGCTCGCGGTTCGCCCCGGCGGCAGCAAGCCCGCCGGCGACGATGGCGAAGGCGAACAGCGCGTGGCCGACCATCATGACAGTTCGGCTACGCGCCGCCAGCGCTTAAGCCCCTCGGGGGGTACGGTAGCGTGGCGCGTCCCGCGGGGTGTCGGGATCAGCCCTCCGCCCCGGTCGAGTCGCCAGCGTCGGTCGCCTCGCGTTTCGTCCACTCGGACTCGATCTTCCCGTTCGCGCGGACGAGCGTGTCGCCGTCCACTTCGAGGCGCGTCTTGCGGAGTTCGATCGCCTGCACCACGCCGGTCCTGTCGCCGGTGGTGACGGTGTCGCCGGGCATGAAGTCCGGGTCGCGCAGGAGGTAGATCCCGGCGACTGCGTCGGCGATCATCCCCGAGAGGGCGTAGGAGACGCCCAGCGCGACGAACCCGCTCGCCGTCCCGAGCGCGGCGGCGATCCGGCCCAGCCCGACCACCGAGAGAAAGGCGAGGGCGACGGCGAACCACAGCAGGATGGCGGTGATCCGGGCCAGGAACTGCCGGTAGACGGGGTCCTCCCCGGCGAACGCACGGTTGAGGAACCGAGAGACGACGAGCATGACCAGTTTCACGCCGGCCGCGGCGATGAGGACGAACAGGAGTCCGGCGAGGATCCGCGGGAGTGCCCCGACGACCGTGGCACCGAACTCCCTGAACGTCCCCTCGACGACCTCGACGATCCCATCAGTGATCTGAAGTAACATGGCACGGACCTCGGACGCCGGCGTGTTAAACGTGGTTCCGGGGGGCGAGGATTTTTGACGTCATCACACGCAGTTGCCGCCATGCCACGCGACAGCGACGACGCGCCCGAGGTCGGCGAACTGACGCCGCCGGACCGGACGCTGATGGGACCGGGACCGAGCGACGTGCACCCGCGGGTCCTCCGTGCGATGAGCACGCCGCTGGTCGGCCACCTCGACCCCTCCTTCATCGACGTGATGAACGAGGTCCAGGAGCTGCTCAGGTACACGTTCCGCACTGACAACAAGTGGACGATCCCGGTGTCCGGAACCGGCTCGGCGTCGATGGAGGCGGCCATCGGCAACCTCGTCGAGCCCGGCGACACGATGCTCGTCCCGACGAACGGCTACTTCGGCGGCCGGATGGAGAGCATGGCCGAGCGCGCGGGCGGCGAGGTCGTCCACGTCGACGCGCCGTGGGGTGAGCCGCTCGACCCCGTCGACGTCGAGGACGCGTTCGCGGAGCACCAGCCCGACGTGTTCGGCTTCGTCCACGCGGAGACGAGCACGGGCGTCCGCCAGCCCGACGTGCCGGAGCTGACGCGGATCGCCCACGAGCACGACGCGTACGTGATAGCCGACTGCGTCACGTCGCTGGGCGGCGTCGAACTGCGCGTCGACGAGTGGAACGTCGACGTGGCCTACTCCGGCCCGCAGAAATGTCTCTCCTGCCCGCCGGGCGCGAGCCCGCTCACGCTGAACGACCGCGCGATGGACAAGGTGCTCTCCCGCGAGGAACCGGCCCGGTCGTGGTATCTCGACCTCTCCTTGCTGGAGGGGTACTGGGGCGACGAGCGCGCGTACCACCACACCGCGCCGATCACCAACGTGTACGCGCTCCGCGAGGCGCTCCGGCTGGTCGCCGAGGAAGGGATCGAGGCGCGCTGGGAGCGCCACCGCGAGACGGCGGGCGCGCTGAAGGCCGGCGTCGAGGCGATGGGGCTGGAGATGAACGCGCCCGACGAGTACTGGCTCCCGAGCCTCAACGCGGTCCGGGTGCCCGACGGCGTCGACGACGGCGACGTGATCGACGCGCTGCTGGACGGCTACGACCTGGAGATCGCCGGCGGGCTTGGCGACCTCTCCGGGGAGATATTCCGGATCGGCTGCATGGGCCACTCCGCGCGCCCCGGCAACGTCGCCCTGCTCATGAGCGCGCTGGGCGACGTGCTGGAGCGACAGGGCGCTGACGTCGACGTGGACGCCGGGCTGTCGGCGACGAGTGAACGGCTGGGCTGACGCTTGCGGGGTCAGACCGCGGCGACGGTCGCTTTCAGACCGCCGTGTCGCGGCACGGGGGTGCGCGGACGACCTCGTAATCGTCGTCGGCGACCGAGATGATCGCCCACTCGTACTCGGGGTCAGCGCGCTGGAGTCGGTTTCGAAGGGTCGGGGCCTGTTCCTCGGAGGTTACGAAACAGCGATAGCGCCCTGACTCGGGCGTTTCGGACGGCTCCTCGGTCACTGTCACGCGGACCGATTTCCAGTCGCGCTCGGCGCGGAACTCCTCGCCGTCGTCCGTGACGGTGTAGCCGAGGTCGGTGAAGATCGTCCTGGCCTGTTCGTCCAGCTGCGTGGTAACAGGTCCCATTCGATACCGTGTACCACGGGATGGGTTATAAGCTTTCTCACGGAACGGCTCGTTGATACGTCGTTCCGGTGGCTACGGGCGTCGGCGGCACCATCGCGCTCATACGGCTTGCGCTCACTCGTGGGCGGCGTCCCACTCGGTCGGCTTCCGGAAGTTGCCACAGACGTTGCATTCGATCCGGCCCATCGAGTCCATCGCGTTGTCGAACGTCTCGCAGTTCGAGCAGAACCAGCCGTACCTGCGCTCCCGGTCGGGCGTCCGATACGTGACGAAGAAGGGACCGTCGGTACCGCGGTCGCCGTCGCCGCGGTCGACGTACACCGTCTCGCCCTCGTCCGTCGTTCGCTCCTCCATGGGCCCGATAATGCGTCCCGGGCGCTTAAACGCCGCCGATCGGGTCGCGGGGCGGGCAGGTCGGGTAGCCGACGATTGAGAAAGTTTACCGGCGGTGACGCGCTGGGACCCTGTAATGACCCGCATCGTCGTCCCCGTCCGCTACCCCCTCTCGAAACACTCCAAACGGACCCTCTCGGAGGCGCTCGCCCTCGCCGCGGAGCGCGACGGCGAACTCACGGTGCTTCACGTGAACCTCTACCAGAACGGGAAGACGGTGAACCGATCGGCGCTGAAACAGGCCGTCGAGCGGGAGTTCGGCGACCTCTCGAACGTTCGCTACGCCGTCCGGACGGGATTCCTGATCGAGGAGTCCATCCTGGAGGAGGTCGCCGCCGAGGACGCGGACGTGGTCGTGATCGGGCACAAGCAGGTCGGACGGTGGCGGCGGATGCTCCGGCGGATACTCGACGAACCGGACATCGAGCGGTATCTCCGCAAACACCTCTCCTGTCAGGTCGTCACGGTCGGCCTGGAGTAGTTACGCCCCGCGCTCGTCCGGCCCGGTGGCTCCGCCGTCGACGTGGACGCTCGCGGTCCCGCTGGTGTCGTCGAACACGAGATGCTGGTGCGGGTAGGCGATCGTCACGTCGTCGGTCTCGGAAAACGCCGTCCGGATCCGCTCGTTCACCGCCGACCGCACCGTCAGCAGTTTGTACGGCTGTTTCGCCCAGTAGCGGAGCGTGAGCAGGACGCCGTCGTCGGCGTACTCGTCGACGTAGCACGTCGGGGCCGCCGGGTACCGCGCCGCGCCGATGCGGATCGTCGGGCCGCCGCCCACGACGGCGTCGACGTCCCTCGCGGCCCGCTCCATCAGGTGGCGGGCGGTCTCCACGTCGCTCTCGTAGGTCACCTGCACCGACAGCGACAGGCGCGTCCGCTCGTCCTCGGCGGAGTGGTTCACGATGTCGCGCTCGCGGATGCTGGAGTTGGGGATGACGAGGAACGTGTTGTCGAGCGTCATCATCTTCGTGTACCGCAGCGTGATGTCCTCGACGTAGCCGCGCTGGCCGCGGTCGGCCAGTTCGATCATGTCGCCGATCTCGTAGGGCTGGTCCGCGAGGACGAACAGCCCGCTGATGATGCTACTCGCGATCGGCGCGAGGGTGATACCGACCACCGCGGAGAGGACGGTAACGGAGATGAGCACGTCGCCCGGCTGGAGACCGACCTGGATGCCCGCCAAGGCGGCCGCCCCGAGCAACACCACGGCCCGGACGCCCCGGAGGACGGTCCGCGTGACGCTCGGGCGTCGGAACCGCCGGGCGACGCTCCGGCCGGCCAGTCGGACGGCCAGCTGCGAGACGTACCAGCCGACCACGAGGATGGCGAGCGCGATGACGGGGTCGGGCACGACGAGCTCCACGCTCGACGACAGCTCCTGCAGCGCCGACCACCACTCCCGGACCTGCGCCTGTCCGACGGTGGGTTCCCCCTCAACCCGACCCTGCGACATACCGGAGACGAACCCGGCCCGCGAGAAAAGGGTTGGGGCGGCGGCGATCCGCCGCCGCTGATGCGACCGTCGTGCCTGTCTCTCGGCCGTCGCCGGTCCCGGGCCGGGACAGTCGGGGCCGAGTACAACAGTCCGTATGAAGTGGTGCCATCACGTACGGGATGTATGCACACGGGAGCGAGTCACGATTCGGCGTTTCGGGTCAGCGAGGACGCCTCGCCGGAACGAACCGTGATCGCGGGGTTCTCGTCGTTCGGCCTCGCGGGGCTGACCGCCGTCGACTACCTCGCCGACCACCTCGGCCTCGAACCACAGGGCCACGTCAGCGCGGAGGGCGTTCCGACCATCACGCCGTTCGAGGCGGGCCGCCCGCGGCATCCGACGCGGTTCCTCTCGGGCGAGGGCGTCGACGCGACGCTGCTGCTCTCCGAGCAGTCGATCCCCCTCCCCCTCGCCGACCGGTTCGGTCGGTCGCTGCTCGACTGGATGGACGAGGAAGGGGTGCTTGAGGTAGCGGTCCTCGCGGGGATCCCCGTCGCCCACGGTCCCGACGAGCACCGGACGTTCTACGTCGCCACCGACGACTACCGGGAGCGCCGCCTCGCGGACGCGGACGTACCGCCGATGGCGAACGGCTTCCTCGACGGGGTCAACGCGGCGCTGCTGGAGCAGGGCATGGAGAGCAGCCTCCGGGTCGGCGTCCTCGTCACGCCCGTCCACGCGCAGGTGCCCGACGCCGAGGCGGCGCTCCGCCTGCTCGACACCCTCGCCGGCCTGTACGACCTCGACATCGACACCGGACCGCTCCGCGAGTTCGCCGACGGCGTCCAGCAGTACTACGCCGAACTCTCCGAGCGCCTCGACCGGGTCGCCGACGAGGACCGGCCCGAGGACCGGATGTACATGTAGCCCACCGGGAGTGTGCGCCTGCGCACGCACGGGCGGCCGGATGAAACTCGTTTTCGAAACGCGGTGCAACTCGCGTTTCGGTAAATCCTTTATCCAAGAACGATCGTGTGGGTTACATGGCCACGGACGACCTCCGCTCGACGATGGAGCAGGTCGGGGAGCGGTTCAACCTCGGCGAGTACGAGATCGACGCGTACCTCTCGGTGCTGGAACACGGGCAACTGACGGCCAGCGAGATCGCGGACAAGACGGAGATCCCTCAGCCGCGGGTGTACGACACCGTGCGGAGCCTGAGCGACAGGGGGCTGGTCGAACTGCGCGAGTCCCGCCCGATGAAGATCATCGCGGTCGACCCCGAGGACGCGTACGCGGACGTGCAGTCGTCGCTCTCGGGGATGGTGTCGGAACTGGAGTCGCGGTATCAGGCACCCGCCCGCGAGACGGAGGCGGTGTCGCTCGTCAAGTCGCGGTCGACGATCCTCCGGTATCTCTCCGAGGTGATCGACGAGGCGGAGTACGAACTCGCGCTCTCCCTGACGCCGGAGCTCTTGGAGCGGTTCGAGGAGGACCTCGCGGCGGCGCGGGCCGACGGCGTGAGCGTCGAACTGCTCCTGACGCCCGCCATCGACGCGCCGGATCCCGAGGAGTTCGATTACCTGCGCGTCGCCACGACGGCCCGCGCCCGGCGCGGGATCACGACGCCGGTGATCGCCGTCGCGGATGGTGAGTACTCGATCTACGCCACGCAGGACGCGCTCCGCGACGACCAGGACCGCTACGGCGTCATCTTCAATCGCTCGGCGCTCGGCTTCCTCGTCTCGGGCTTCTTCGGCACCGTGCTCTGGACGACGGCGGCGAAGACGCTGGCCGCCGACGGCTCCGACCGGCCGTTTCCGCGTCGTTACGCCTCGATCCGCCGGTGCGTGAAACACCTCATCGAGGCGGGCGGCGAGTTCTACGCGACGATACAGGGCCGGGACGTGGAGACCGGCGAGTCCCGCATGGTTCAGGGGAAGGTCGCCGACATCGCCTTCGAGGCCAGCGAGGAGGTCGCCGCGCTCACCGTCGAGACCGAGGACGGGCGGGTCGACATCGGCGGACAGGTCGCCGCGTTCGAGGACATCGAGGCCTACGAGATCCGGATCGGCCGGGACGAGCCGCCGTCGTTCGAACCCTAGAAGGTGTACAGCCGCTCCTCGCAGTCCGCGCAGGCCAGCACGTCCGCGGGGCCGCCCGTGGGGTCCCGCGGCCCGCCGCAACACCGCGTCTCCGTCGTCTCCTCGACCGGGCCGTCGCAGGCCGGACACCGCTCCAGGAAGGTCCGGAGCGGCTCCGCGGCCGCCGACCGGACGGCGGGGTCGTCGACCCGGTCCGCAAGCGCCCGCGCCGCGCCGACCGACGCGAGCGCGACAGGAACGGTCAACTGTCGCTCGTCGACCGCCGACCCGGTTCCGGGATCGATGATGACGTACCGCCGGGAGCCGACCCGCTCGACGCGCGCCTCCTCGGCCGCGGGCGCGGCGTCCGCCGCGGCGGCGGCCAGCGCGTCCTCGTTCATCCCCCGAAGCGTCTCGACCTCGGCGCGCCACGCCTCGCGGAACGACTCGTCCAGATACAGCGTCTCGCCGTCCGGGACGACGACGCCGGCGTCGACGAGCGCGGCGAGCACATCCTCGCCAGCCGCCCCGGAGCCGTCGTCGTCCTCTTCCCCGGCGAGCGCGTCGCTCGTTCCGTCGGCCCCCGGCGCTTCGCCGGCGTCGCCCCCGTGGAAGGGGTCGACCGGGAGCGCAGCGACGAGTTTCGGGGCGAACTGCGGGGTGTATGGGACCAGATACCCGCGGACGGCTATCGCCGCGGCACCGACGACGGCGACGGCCGCGGCGGCCGGCGGACTGACGACAGCCACCCCGACGCTAGCAACCGCAAGCAACAGGCCGTTGACCGCCGTACAGGGCCAGCAGCGCCGGTCGCCCGTATGTTCCGGCCGTCTGACAGCGTCCAGCAGGGTCGACATAGTCGGGCAGTCCGGCGGGGAGGGCTTCAGCGTTCCGGCGTCAGAATTTTTAACCACGGGTGTGGTAGTAATTAGTATGACCAGTTCTCCCATGGAGTACACGCGGCTCGGCGACACGGGACTGGAAGTCTCCCGGCTCTGTCTCGGCTGCATGAACTTCGGCAGCGACGAACCGTGGATGATCGGGGACGAGGCCGAGAGCCGCGAGGTCATCGACCGCGCGCTGGACCTCGGGATCAACTTCCTCGACACGGCGAACGTCTACTCGCAGGGGGAGAGCGAGGAGATAGTCGGCGACGCCATCGAGGGCCGACGCGACGAACTCGTGGTCGCGACGAAGGTGTACGGCCGGATGCGCGAGGGACCGAACGGGCAGGGACTGTCGCGCAAGCACGTTCTGGAGCAGGCCGAGAAGAGTTTGGAGCGGCTCGGTACCGACTACATCGACCTCTATCAGATCCACCGCTGGGACGACGACACGCCGATCGAGGAGACGCTGTCGGCCCTGGACCACCTGGTCGAGGAGGGGACGGTGCGGTACGTCGGCGCGAGCACGATGCCCAACTGGCAGTTCCAGAAGGCGCTGTACACCGCCGACGTGGAGAACTACGAGCGGTTCGTCTGCATGCAGCCGGAGTACAACGCCGTCGACCGCCACGAGGAGGCGAACCTCCTGCCGGTCTGCGAGATGGAGGGCGTCGGCGTCATCCCGTGGTCGCCGCTGGCGGGCGGCTTCCTCACCGGCAAGTACGAGCGCGGCGAGGACCCCGACGACGGCCTGCGGGCGGACGCCGACGAGTACACCCGGCAGCGGTTCACCGAGGAGAACTGGGCGGTGTTGGACGAGATCCGGGAGATCGCCGCGGACAAGGGGGCGACGCCCGCACAGGTGAGCCTCGCGTGGCTGCTGCACAAGGACGTGGTCGACGCCCCGATCATCGGACCGCGGTCGACCGGCCATCTGGCGGAGAACGTCGGGGCGGTCGACGTGTCCCTGACGGACGCGGAGATCGAACGGATCGAAGCGCCGAAACGGCCATCGTGGCCGGCAGCAGGGAAAGATTGATGCGGCTGTCCGAACCGATGGCTGACAGCTATATCACAGATCTATGAACACGGACGACCTGACCGACGTACTCGAAGACGCCGGACTCTCGCCGTACCAGGCAGACGCCTACGTCGCGGTGCTGGAACTCGGTGCATCACCCGCCACCGACATCGCCGAGGCCAGTTCAGTCCCCGACCCGCGCATCTACGACGTGCTCCGCGACCTGGAGACGGAGGGGTACATCGAGACGTATCAGCAGGGGAGCCTCCATGCTCGGGCACACAGCCCGTCCGAGGTGCTTGAGGACCTCCAGACCCGGGCGGACCGCTTCTCGACGGCGGCCGAGGAGATAGAGAACCGCTGGGAGAGCCCGCCGATGGAGGACCATCGCGTCAGCATCGTCAAGCGGTTCGAGACGGTGCTCGACCGGGCCGAGGAACTCATCAGGGACGCCGACAACCAGGTCCAGCTGTCCGCGGATCCGGAACAGTACGAGCGGCTCGCGCCCGCGCTGGCCGAGGCTCGCGACGACGACGTCAACATCAAGCTCTCGCTGTATACGCA is a window from the Halostella salina genome containing:
- a CDS encoding metal-dependent hydrolase, with amino-acid sequence MMVGHALFAFAIVAGGLAAAGANRERALTVGLVAAGFAAAPDADMVYAPVGLLDATGGPVAAAESFWAASTAVHRSVTHSLVVAVPAAVAFALWSDRSRRSHAAGVAVAGALVATAFVVTDPLAAIVMAAFLTAGALVARLADTYGGLGPRTVFGAALVGLWSHPWGDAFTGQPPHLLYPFADRVLVSRVALSADPTVHLLGAFAVELGVLWLAAAVYCRLTDRSIPEYVGRRAAVGGLYGAAALAIDPPTLSTSYHFVFSILAVGLLIGPPLRRPTLPRRLGRPAWTRSVDGVLGRILTGLSALTVALAAYAAAYAVVAM
- a CDS encoding mechanosensitive ion channel domain-containing protein; this translates as MLLQITDGIVEVVEGTFREFGATVVGALPRILAGLLFVLIAAAGVKLVMLVVSRFLNRAFAGEDPVYRQFLARITAILLWFAVALAFLSVVGLGRIAAALGTASGFVALGVSYALSGMIADAVAGIYLLRDPDFMPGDTVTTGDRTGVVQAIELRKTRLEVDGDTLVRANGKIESEWTKREATDAGDSTGAEG
- a CDS encoding pyridoxal-phosphate-dependent aminotransferase family protein yields the protein MPRDSDDAPEVGELTPPDRTLMGPGPSDVHPRVLRAMSTPLVGHLDPSFIDVMNEVQELLRYTFRTDNKWTIPVSGTGSASMEAAIGNLVEPGDTMLVPTNGYFGGRMESMAERAGGEVVHVDAPWGEPLDPVDVEDAFAEHQPDVFGFVHAETSTGVRQPDVPELTRIAHEHDAYVIADCVTSLGGVELRVDEWNVDVAYSGPQKCLSCPPGASPLTLNDRAMDKVLSREEPARSWYLDLSLLEGYWGDERAYHHTAPITNVYALREALRLVAEEGIEARWERHRETAGALKAGVEAMGLEMNAPDEYWLPSLNAVRVPDGVDDGDVIDALLDGYDLEIAGGLGDLSGEIFRIGCMGHSARPGNVALLMSALGDVLERQGADVDVDAGLSATSERLG
- a CDS encoding DUF7116 family protein, translated to MGPVTTQLDEQARTIFTDLGYTVTDDGEEFRAERDWKSVRVTVTEEPSETPESGRYRCFVTSEEQAPTLRNRLQRADPEYEWAIISVADDDYEVVRAPPCRDTAV
- a CDS encoding DUF5816 domain-containing protein → MEERTTDEGETVYVDRGDGDRGTDGPFFVTYRTPDRERRYGWFCSNCETFDNAMDSMGRIECNVCGNFRKPTEWDAAHE
- a CDS encoding universal stress protein produces the protein MTRIVVPVRYPLSKHSKRTLSEALALAAERDGELTVLHVNLYQNGKTVNRSALKQAVEREFGDLSNVRYAVRTGFLIEESILEEVAAEDADVVVIGHKQVGRWRRMLRRILDEPDIERYLRKHLSCQVVTVGLE
- a CDS encoding mechanosensitive ion channel family protein; the protein is MSQGRVEGEPTVGQAQVREWWSALQELSSSVELVVPDPVIALAILVVGWYVSQLAVRLAGRSVARRFRRPSVTRTVLRGVRAVVLLGAAALAGIQVGLQPGDVLISVTVLSAVVGITLAPIASSIISGLFVLADQPYEIGDMIELADRGQRGYVEDITLRYTKMMTLDNTFLVIPNSSIRERDIVNHSAEDERTRLSLSVQVTYESDVETARHLMERAARDVDAVVGGGPTIRIGAARYPAAPTCYVDEYADDGVLLTLRYWAKQPYKLLTVRSAVNERIRTAFSETDDVTIAYPHQHLVFDDTSGTASVHVDGGATGPDERGA
- a CDS encoding proteasome assembly chaperone family protein — protein: MHTGASHDSAFRVSEDASPERTVIAGFSSFGLAGLTAVDYLADHLGLEPQGHVSAEGVPTITPFEAGRPRHPTRFLSGEGVDATLLLSEQSIPLPLADRFGRSLLDWMDEEGVLEVAVLAGIPVAHGPDEHRTFYVATDDYRERRLADADVPPMANGFLDGVNAALLEQGMESSLRVGVLVTPVHAQVPDAEAALRLLDTLAGLYDLDIDTGPLREFADGVQQYYAELSERLDRVADEDRPEDRMYM
- the trmB gene encoding HTH-type sugar sensing transcriptional regulator TrmB: MATDDLRSTMEQVGERFNLGEYEIDAYLSVLEHGQLTASEIADKTEIPQPRVYDTVRSLSDRGLVELRESRPMKIIAVDPEDAYADVQSSLSGMVSELESRYQAPARETEAVSLVKSRSTILRYLSEVIDEAEYELALSLTPELLERFEEDLAAARADGVSVELLLTPAIDAPDPEEFDYLRVATTARARRGITTPVIAVADGEYSIYATQDALRDDQDRYGVIFNRSALGFLVSGFFGTVLWTTAAKTLAADGSDRPFPRRYASIRRCVKHLIEAGGEFYATIQGRDVETGESRMVQGKVADIAFEASEEVAALTVETEDGRVDIGGQVAAFEDIEAYEIRIGRDEPPSFEP
- a CDS encoding aldo/keto reductase, which produces MTSSPMEYTRLGDTGLEVSRLCLGCMNFGSDEPWMIGDEAESREVIDRALDLGINFLDTANVYSQGESEEIVGDAIEGRRDELVVATKVYGRMREGPNGQGLSRKHVLEQAEKSLERLGTDYIDLYQIHRWDDDTPIEETLSALDHLVEEGTVRYVGASTMPNWQFQKALYTADVENYERFVCMQPEYNAVDRHEEANLLPVCEMEGVGVIPWSPLAGGFLTGKYERGEDPDDGLRADADEYTRQRFTEENWAVLDEIREIAADKGATPAQVSLAWLLHKDVVDAPIIGPRSTGHLAENVGAVDVSLTDAEIERIEAPKRPSWPAAGKD